The following proteins are co-located in the Microbacterium immunditiarum genome:
- a CDS encoding LLM class flavin-dependent oxidoreductase has translation MTCVGAIFSPYPNPPEAFRAAVEAAEEAGVPELWIWEDCFRQSAFATASAALAWTERLRIGIGIAPMPLRNVAATAMEIASIERMFPGRLLPGVGHGVLPWMAQVGARAASPLTLMREYVPALRSLLAGEEVSVDGQYVKLDHVRLDWPPVAGPRVYCAAEGPKTLRLAGEVAGGVLLNSGYAPDALARSVETVRDGHAGAGRTDQLDVAAYVVAAFGPDAAARAAAGVDDTAPGSDPIAAVLAGTPDDVAGDIARFARAGIDDIVLLPPREESDLAAYFRNVGEVARLLG, from the coding sequence ATGACCTGCGTCGGCGCGATCTTCAGCCCCTACCCGAACCCGCCCGAGGCGTTCCGCGCGGCGGTCGAGGCCGCCGAGGAGGCAGGCGTTCCCGAGTTGTGGATCTGGGAGGATTGCTTCCGCCAATCGGCGTTCGCGACCGCATCCGCCGCTCTCGCGTGGACCGAGCGGCTGCGCATCGGCATCGGCATCGCACCCATGCCGCTGCGAAACGTCGCGGCGACCGCGATGGAGATCGCGTCGATCGAGCGCATGTTCCCGGGGCGTCTGCTGCCGGGCGTGGGGCACGGCGTGCTGCCGTGGATGGCGCAGGTCGGCGCACGCGCGGCGTCGCCGCTCACGCTCATGCGCGAGTACGTGCCGGCGCTGCGCTCACTGCTGGCCGGGGAGGAGGTCAGTGTCGATGGGCAGTACGTGAAGCTCGACCACGTGCGCCTCGACTGGCCGCCCGTGGCCGGGCCGCGCGTGTACTGCGCCGCGGAGGGGCCCAAGACGCTTCGGCTCGCAGGCGAGGTCGCCGGCGGGGTGCTCCTCAACAGCGGGTACGCGCCCGACGCGCTCGCGCGATCGGTCGAGACCGTGCGCGACGGGCACGCCGGGGCGGGGCGCACGGATCAGCTCGACGTCGCGGCGTATGTGGTCGCGGCATTCGGACCGGATGCCGCCGCACGCGCCGCTGCCGGGGTGGACGACACCGCACCAGGATCGGACCCGATCGCGGCGGTGCTCGCCGGCACGCCCGACGACGTCGCCGGCGACATCGCACGCTTCGCTCGGGCCGGGATCGACGACATCGTGCTGCTGCCGCCGCGCGAGGAGTCGGATTTGGCGGCGTACTTCCGGAACGTCGGGGAGGTGGCGCGGCTCCTCGGGTGA
- a CDS encoding LLM class flavin-dependent oxidoreductase — MPEALVSIGVAAALGPDAIAAVAPAVESAGFHALWVNDTPGADSLAALAAAAAVTDRLTLATGVVPMDRRPPESIADAVRALPQDRLVLGVGSGGARSGALALMRDAVGRLREVTSARLLIGALGPRMRRLGAAEADGVLLSWLTPEAATAQAGEARGVGVDAHVALYVRAALDSEAVQRLEEEAGRYGAIPQYKANFERLGITAGATVLRPDDFGGGIRGYQSAVDEVVLRAVVPEDDVDAYTRFIETAASRV; from the coding sequence ATGCCTGAAGCCCTCGTCTCGATCGGCGTCGCCGCGGCCCTCGGTCCCGATGCGATCGCCGCGGTCGCCCCCGCCGTCGAATCCGCCGGATTCCACGCCCTGTGGGTCAATGACACGCCGGGCGCGGACTCGCTCGCCGCTCTCGCCGCCGCCGCCGCGGTCACCGACCGGCTCACGCTCGCGACGGGCGTCGTGCCGATGGACCGTCGCCCGCCCGAGTCGATCGCCGACGCGGTGCGGGCGCTCCCGCAGGATCGGCTCGTGCTCGGGGTCGGGTCCGGGGGCGCCCGGTCCGGGGCGCTCGCGCTCATGCGCGATGCGGTCGGGAGACTGCGCGAAGTCACGTCGGCGCGCCTGCTCATCGGGGCGCTGGGACCACGGATGCGCCGCCTCGGCGCGGCGGAGGCCGATGGTGTGCTCTTGAGCTGGCTCACTCCGGAGGCCGCGACGGCCCAGGCGGGCGAGGCGCGGGGTGTGGGGGTCGACGCACACGTCGCGCTGTACGTCCGCGCGGCGCTCGACTCCGAGGCGGTGCAGCGGCTGGAGGAGGAGGCGGGCCGCTACGGCGCGATCCCGCAATACAAGGCGAACTTCGAGCGACTCGGCATCACAGCGGGCGCGACCGTCCTGCGTCCCGATGACTTCGGGGGAGGCATCCGCGGATACCAATCGGCCGTGGACGAAGTCGTGCTGCGCGCGGTCGTCCCGGAAGACGACGTCGACGCCTACACGCGGTTCATCGAGACGGCGGCGTCGAGGGTCTGA
- a CDS encoding DUF2306 domain-containing protein — protein MSQHKGVATANGRASSGASPEVGRLGTRIGWTWVLLSSLAVVAYAVIPYLTAALPVLAEADGGTGGLADHYATQAPVVVAGFYAHIVGGGVALALMPLQFWRMLRERTPKAHRWIGRVALVGLAVGAVGALVIAPFNSAGLVGLFGFGGLGVVWLYAGWRAYRAIRRGDVDNHRAWMMRTFAVTYSAVTLRLWLFALIFAQIPFAGPDGFDFGAAFDNAYGVVPFLAWIPNLIVAEWLIRRRGLPSYRIAPASAHRPVHATPRQTLDAAVSMNRV, from the coding sequence ATGAGCCAGCACAAAGGGGTGGCGACCGCGAACGGACGGGCGTCGAGCGGCGCTTCACCGGAAGTCGGTCGACTCGGCACCCGCATCGGATGGACCTGGGTGCTGCTGTCGTCGCTCGCCGTCGTCGCGTACGCCGTCATCCCGTACCTCACGGCCGCACTCCCCGTTCTCGCGGAGGCGGACGGAGGCACCGGCGGTCTCGCGGACCACTATGCGACCCAGGCCCCGGTCGTCGTCGCGGGGTTCTACGCGCACATCGTCGGCGGGGGCGTCGCGCTCGCGCTGATGCCGCTGCAGTTCTGGCGGATGCTGCGCGAGCGCACTCCGAAGGCGCACCGCTGGATCGGTCGAGTCGCGCTCGTGGGCCTGGCGGTCGGCGCGGTCGGGGCCCTCGTCATCGCCCCGTTCAATTCCGCGGGGCTCGTGGGCCTCTTCGGCTTCGGCGGGCTCGGAGTCGTGTGGCTGTATGCCGGATGGCGCGCGTACCGAGCGATCAGACGCGGCGACGTCGACAACCACCGGGCGTGGATGATGCGCACCTTCGCCGTCACCTACAGCGCGGTGACGCTGCGGCTCTGGCTGTTCGCGCTCATCTTCGCGCAGATCCCGTTCGCCGGGCCGGATGGCTTCGACTTCGGGGCGGCGTTCGACAACGCGTACGGCGTGGTGCCGTTCTTGGCGTGGATCCCCAATCTGATCGTCGCCGAGTGGCTCATCCGGCGCCGCGGCCTGCCGTCGTACCGGATCGCGCCGGCCTCCGCACACCGGCCGGTTCACGCGACCCCGCGTCAGACCCTCGACGCCGCCGTCTCGATGAACCGCGTGTAG
- a CDS encoding VOC family protein yields MNTTDTMTITSIDAITLEADDPQAAAAFYRDAFRLDSQVRTRPADSPTSGFRGYTLSLVASQPANVQALFGAAVAAGATVVKPTEKSLWGFGGVVQAPDGAIWNLASSAKKDAGPATREFEDIVLLLGVDDVAASKKFYTARGLSVAKGFGTYVDFATPASPIGLGLYKRRALAKSVALDAEGTGSHRLLIHSDGGTFTDPDGFDWAPSAR; encoded by the coding sequence ATGAACACGACGGACACCATGACCATCACCTCCATCGACGCGATCACGCTCGAAGCGGACGACCCTCAGGCCGCCGCGGCCTTCTACCGCGACGCGTTCCGCCTCGACTCGCAGGTGCGCACGCGCCCGGCGGACTCGCCGACCAGCGGGTTCCGCGGCTACACCCTGTCGCTCGTCGCGTCGCAGCCGGCGAACGTCCAGGCGCTGTTCGGCGCCGCGGTCGCGGCCGGCGCGACTGTCGTCAAGCCGACCGAGAAGTCGCTGTGGGGCTTCGGCGGAGTCGTTCAGGCGCCCGACGGGGCGATCTGGAATCTCGCGAGCTCGGCGAAGAAGGATGCCGGACCGGCGACCCGCGAATTCGAGGACATCGTGCTGCTGCTCGGCGTCGACGACGTCGCGGCGAGCAAGAAGTTCTACACGGCGCGCGGGCTCTCCGTCGCGAAGGGATTCGGAACCTACGTCGACTTCGCCACACCCGCGAGCCCCATCGGGCTCGGTCTCTACAAGCGGCGCGCACTCGCGAAATCCGTCGCACTGGACGCCGAGGGAACGGGCTCCCACCGTCTGCTGATCCACTCCGACGGCGGCACGTTCACCGATCCGGACGGGTTCGATTGGGCGCCGTCCGCCCGCTGA
- a CDS encoding ATP-dependent DNA ligase, which translates to MLLSGVVDTVDAVGATRSRLAKIDALSALVGGLTPEELPVAVGLLTASPRQGRLGVGWRGFANLAIEHTAEATLTVLDVDAAFETLAGTAGAGSVAARREALESLARLATEREWDFLVRVVLGELRTGALEGVLLDAIAKASGRPAAAVRRAAMLAGDLGETARIALTEPPENLDAVTLRVGRAVLPMLASTAATAAEAVEAVGEASVEYKLDGARIQVHRDGDDVRVFTRNLADVTHRVPELVEIVRTLPAAQLILDGETLSLDEDGGPRLFQDTMARFGSETAPQFVLRPWFFDVLHADGRDLIDEPLADRQAVLEQLAGEWRIPGIVTADPAAADEVSREALAAGHEGVVVKALDSPYAAGRRGKSWIKVKPVLTYDLVVLAVEWGSGRRTGQLSNLHLGAYDPEGRFGPEGGFVMVGKTFKGLTDELLRWQTEYFPTIETDRSAYAVHVHPVTVVEIAIDGVQRSTRYPGGIALRFARVKAYRPDKNPNEADTIETLRALLR; encoded by the coding sequence ATGCTGCTGTCCGGGGTGGTCGACACCGTCGATGCTGTCGGCGCGACGCGATCGCGGCTCGCCAAGATCGATGCGCTCTCGGCGCTCGTGGGTGGGCTGACGCCGGAGGAGCTGCCCGTCGCCGTGGGCTTGCTGACGGCGAGTCCTCGGCAGGGGCGCCTCGGCGTCGGCTGGCGCGGCTTCGCTAACCTCGCCATCGAGCACACGGCCGAGGCGACGCTCACGGTGCTCGACGTCGACGCTGCGTTCGAGACACTGGCGGGCACCGCCGGCGCGGGCTCGGTCGCCGCACGACGCGAGGCGCTCGAGTCGCTCGCGCGCCTCGCGACCGAGCGGGAGTGGGATTTCCTCGTGCGCGTCGTGCTGGGTGAGCTGCGCACGGGCGCGCTCGAGGGCGTGCTGCTCGACGCTATCGCGAAGGCGTCGGGACGTCCCGCAGCGGCGGTGCGGCGGGCCGCGATGCTCGCGGGCGATCTCGGCGAGACGGCCCGCATAGCGCTCACCGAACCGCCCGAGAACCTCGACGCGGTCACGCTTCGCGTCGGCCGCGCGGTCCTGCCGATGCTGGCGTCGACCGCCGCCACGGCCGCCGAGGCGGTGGAGGCGGTGGGTGAGGCATCCGTCGAATACAAGCTCGACGGCGCGCGCATCCAGGTGCACCGCGACGGCGACGACGTGCGCGTGTTCACGCGCAACCTCGCGGACGTCACGCACCGCGTGCCCGAGCTCGTCGAGATCGTGCGGACGCTGCCTGCCGCGCAGCTGATCCTCGACGGCGAGACGCTGTCGCTCGACGAGGACGGCGGGCCGCGGCTGTTCCAGGACACGATGGCGCGGTTCGGGTCCGAGACCGCGCCGCAGTTCGTCCTGCGCCCCTGGTTCTTCGACGTCCTGCACGCCGACGGGCGGGATCTCATCGACGAGCCGCTCGCCGATCGACAGGCCGTGCTCGAGCAGCTCGCGGGGGAGTGGCGGATCCCCGGCATCGTCACCGCCGACCCGGCCGCGGCCGATGAGGTCTCGCGCGAGGCGCTTGCCGCCGGGCATGAGGGCGTCGTCGTGAAGGCGCTCGATTCCCCGTACGCCGCGGGCCGCCGCGGAAAGAGCTGGATCAAGGTCAAGCCCGTGCTGACCTACGACCTCGTCGTGCTCGCCGTCGAATGGGGGTCGGGCAGACGCACGGGGCAGCTGTCGAACCTGCACCTCGGCGCGTACGACCCCGAGGGTCGGTTCGGGCCCGAGGGCGGATTCGTCATGGTCGGCAAGACCTTCAAGGGGCTCACCGACGAGCTGCTGCGGTGGCAGACCGAGTATTTCCCGACGATCGAGACGGATCGCTCGGCGTACGCGGTGCACGTGCATCCGGTCACCGTGGTCGAGATCGCGATCGACGGCGTTCAGCGGTCGACGCGCTACCCGGGCGGGATCGCGCTGCGGTTCGCGCGCGTCAAGGCGTACCGTCCCGACAAGAACCCGAACGAGGCCGACACCATCGAGACGCTGCGGGCGCTGCTGCGCTGA
- a CDS encoding ATP-dependent Clp protease ATP-binding subunit has protein sequence MPEDTTPTGGSFDEFLARYLAGERARAERSIDLSRFLSARTQEMLQRAGQYALARGQRELDALHVLRVIVGESPARDAVERIGADPRAIARAADDRLPAAGPAADVDGAVVTPSVQRALFHAFQVARSSGSTYVDPEHLFFALVLAQDTPAGRVLADAGVTAEALTQGVRETVTPNGVPAPASDDEDAASETPMLDTYGTDLTALAEAGELDPVIGRADEIEQTIEILSRRTKNNPVLIGEAGVGKTAIVEGLAAAIVADAVPEQLRGKRVVTLDLAAMLSGTRYRGDFEERLTKTMDEIASLKGDLIVFLDEVHTVVGAGAGGDGAMDAGNILKPRLARRELHLVGATTLKEYRVIEKDPALERRFQPVKVGEPSIEDAVLILRGLKPAYEEHHAVTYTDEALRAAVELSERYLTERVLPDKAIDLIDQAGARLRLRLGAKVDVSALMERLATLEADKNAAVSAEHYEEASRIRDEIAAVQAKIEEATANAGGALEAVVDEPEIAAVISRATGIPVNRLTETERERLATLESELHERVIGQDEAVAAVAKAVRRNRTGMGDARRPVGSFLFLGPTGVGKTELAKALAASLFDDEGAVIRFDMSEFGERHTVSRLVGAPPGYVGYDEAGQLTERVRRNPYSIVLFDEIEKAHPDVFNLLLQVLDDGRLTDGQGRTVDFRNTVVVMTSNLGSEFLASRSGAIGFVADGGGETGFGSEKDLRDRVFAKLREAMRPEFLNRIDEIVLFRKLDREQLREIVSLMIGATAARLARREVTIELTDAAVDWLAEHGYEPEYGARPLRRLIQREVDDRVADLFVTGALVDGGSVTVDVSGDQLVVAANVAVPQAA, from the coding sequence ATGCCTGAAGACACCACTCCCACCGGCGGCTCGTTCGACGAGTTCCTCGCGCGGTACCTCGCCGGTGAGCGGGCGCGCGCTGAGCGGTCGATCGACCTCAGCCGCTTCCTGAGTGCTCGCACGCAGGAGATGCTGCAGCGCGCCGGCCAGTACGCGCTCGCGCGCGGCCAGCGTGAGCTCGATGCTCTGCACGTGCTGCGCGTGATCGTGGGGGAGTCTCCCGCACGCGACGCCGTCGAGCGCATCGGCGCCGACCCGCGGGCGATCGCTCGCGCGGCCGACGACCGCCTTCCCGCCGCGGGACCGGCGGCCGACGTCGACGGCGCCGTCGTGACCCCGTCGGTGCAGCGCGCGCTGTTCCACGCGTTCCAGGTCGCGCGCTCGTCCGGCTCGACCTATGTCGACCCCGAGCACCTCTTCTTCGCTCTCGTCCTCGCGCAGGACACTCCGGCCGGTCGCGTGCTGGCCGACGCCGGCGTGACGGCCGAGGCGCTCACACAGGGCGTGCGCGAAACGGTGACGCCGAACGGCGTGCCGGCCCCCGCCTCCGACGACGAGGATGCGGCATCCGAGACGCCGATGCTCGACACGTACGGCACCGACCTCACGGCGCTCGCCGAGGCGGGCGAGCTCGACCCGGTCATCGGGCGCGCCGACGAGATCGAGCAGACGATCGAGATCCTCAGCCGCCGCACCAAGAACAACCCGGTGCTGATCGGCGAGGCCGGTGTCGGCAAGACCGCGATCGTCGAGGGCCTGGCGGCTGCGATCGTGGCGGATGCCGTGCCCGAGCAGCTCCGCGGCAAGCGCGTCGTCACCCTCGACCTGGCCGCGATGCTCTCCGGCACGCGGTACCGCGGCGACTTCGAGGAGCGCCTGACCAAGACCATGGACGAGATCGCGTCGCTGAAGGGCGACCTGATCGTGTTCCTCGACGAGGTGCACACCGTCGTCGGTGCGGGTGCGGGCGGTGACGGCGCGATGGACGCGGGCAACATCCTCAAGCCCCGCCTCGCGCGCCGCGAGCTGCACCTCGTCGGCGCGACGACTCTCAAGGAGTACCGCGTGATCGAGAAGGATCCCGCGCTCGAGCGCCGCTTCCAGCCTGTGAAGGTGGGCGAGCCCTCGATCGAGGACGCGGTGCTGATCCTGCGCGGGCTGAAGCCCGCCTACGAGGAGCACCACGCGGTGACCTACACCGACGAGGCGCTGCGCGCCGCCGTCGAGCTGAGCGAGCGGTACCTCACCGAGCGCGTGCTGCCCGACAAGGCGATCGACCTGATCGACCAGGCGGGCGCCCGGCTCCGGCTGCGGCTCGGCGCGAAGGTCGACGTGTCGGCGCTCATGGAGCGCCTCGCGACGCTGGAGGCCGACAAGAACGCGGCCGTCTCCGCCGAGCACTACGAGGAGGCCTCGCGCATCCGCGACGAGATCGCGGCAGTGCAGGCCAAGATCGAAGAGGCGACGGCGAACGCCGGCGGCGCACTCGAGGCCGTCGTCGACGAGCCCGAGATCGCTGCCGTGATCAGCCGTGCGACGGGCATCCCCGTGAACCGTCTCACCGAGACCGAGCGCGAGCGCCTCGCGACCCTCGAGTCCGAGCTGCACGAGCGTGTCATCGGTCAGGACGAGGCGGTCGCCGCCGTCGCGAAGGCAGTGCGCCGCAATCGCACGGGCATGGGCGACGCGCGTCGCCCCGTCGGATCGTTCCTGTTCCTCGGCCCCACGGGCGTCGGCAAGACCGAGCTGGCGAAGGCCCTCGCGGCCTCGCTGTTCGACGACGAGGGCGCTGTCATCCGCTTCGACATGAGCGAGTTCGGCGAGCGTCACACCGTGTCGCGCCTGGTCGGCGCCCCTCCGGGGTACGTCGGCTACGACGAGGCCGGGCAGCTCACCGAGCGCGTGCGGCGCAACCCGTACTCGATCGTGCTGTTCGACGAGATCGAGAAGGCGCACCCGGATGTCTTCAACCTGCTCCTGCAGGTGCTCGACGACGGGCGCCTCACCGACGGTCAGGGTCGCACGGTCGACTTCCGCAACACCGTCGTGGTCATGACCTCCAACCTCGGCAGCGAGTTCCTGGCGTCGCGCTCCGGCGCGATCGGATTCGTCGCCGACGGCGGCGGTGAGACCGGGTTCGGCTCCGAGAAGGACCTGCGCGACCGCGTGTTCGCGAAGCTGCGCGAGGCGATGCGTCCCGAGTTCCTCAACCGCATCGACGAGATCGTGCTGTTCCGCAAGCTCGACCGCGAGCAGCTGCGCGAGATCGTCAGCCTGATGATCGGTGCGACGGCGGCACGCCTGGCGCGCCGTGAGGTGACGATCGAGCTGACGGATGCCGCGGTGGACTGGCTCGCCGAGCACGGGTACGAGCCCGAGTACGGCGCTCGCCCGCTGCGTCGCCTGATCCAGCGCGAGGTCGACGACCGCGTGGCCGACCTGTTCGTGACGGGCGCGCTCGTCGACGGCGGGTCCGTGACGGTAGACGTCTCCGGCGACCAGCTGGTCGTGGCGGCGAACGTCGCCGTGCCGCAGGCCGCCTGA